In one window of Musa acuminata AAA Group cultivar baxijiao chromosome BXJ3-2, Cavendish_Baxijiao_AAA, whole genome shotgun sequence DNA:
- the LOC103976503 gene encoding ervatamin-B-like yields MASAFNLLLFFLVCSIFCSTWPTASGGVPDHAVVEKFERWMAKYGRAYKNMIEKSYRLGVFAKNLKYVDAFSKSGRRNYTIGLNQFADLTNEEFMATHTGLRRPNAASKPPASPCSYQNVTGVPSNVDWRRRGAVSPVKYQGSCGSCWAFSSVAAIEGITKIKKMKLMDLSEQELVDCVSSNFGCNGGWMNNAFAFVVLTGGITTEAKYPYVGYQRGCDFEKLSHHAASIAGYQDVPANDEGALMAAVSHQPVSVAIDAGGLDFQLYTGGIFSGPCGTDLNHAVTVVGYGKDWRGIKYWIAKNSWSSNWGDHGYILMKKDVAAKEGLCGIAMAASYPTV; encoded by the exons ATGGCTTCTGCATTCAACCTACTGCTCTTCTTTCTCGTCTGTAGCATCTTTTGCAGCACTTGGCCGACGGCCTCCGGTGGCGTTCCAGACCATGCAGTGGTGGAGAAGTTCGAGAGGTGGATGGCCAAGTATGGGCGCGCCTACAAGAACATGATCGAGAAGTCGTACCGCCTCGGTGTGTTCGCCAAGAACTTGAAGTACGTGGACGCCTTCAGCAAATCCGGCCGACGCAACTACACCATCGGCCTTAACCAGTTCGCAGACCTCACCAACGAAGAATTCATGGCAACCCACACTGGACTCAGGCGACCCAACGCCGCCTCCAAGCCACCGGCCTCACCCTGCTCGTACCAGAACGTGACCGGTGTTCCCAGTAACGTCGACTGGCGGAGACGAGGTGCAGTATCTCCGGTGAAGTACCAAGGTTCCTGTG GATCTTGCTGGGCGTTCTCCAGTGTAGCTGCGAtagaaggaatcaccaagatcaAGAAGATGAAGTTGATGGATCTGTCGGAGCAAGAGCTCGTCGACTGCGTCTCCTCCAATTTCGGCTGCAACGGTGGGTGGATGAACAACGCCTTCGCCTTCGTCGTCTTAACGGGAGGCATCACCACCGAAGCCAAGTACCCGTACGTAGGATACCAGCGAGGCTGCGACTTCGAGAAGCTCTCGCATCACGCGGCCTCCATCGCCGGATACCAAGACGTCCCGGCGAACGACGAGGGAGCACTCATGGCGGCGGTGTCGCACCAACCTGTGTCGGTAGCCATCGATGCCGGTGGACTCGACTTCCAGTTGTACACAGGTGGGATCTTTAGCGGGCCTTGTGGGACTGACCTTAACCATGCGGTCACGGTTGTGGGATACGGGAAAGATTGGCGTGGGATCAAGTATTGGATAGCGAAGAATTCATGGAGCAGCAATTGGGGTGACCATGGTTACATACTGATGAAGAAGGATGTCGCCGCGAAGGAAGGACTCTGTGGTATCGCCATGGCTGCTTCTTACCCAACCGTGTGA
- the LOC135631103 gene encoding membrane protein PM19L-like, with product MALKPVASLLLFLNFCMYVIVTAIGGWAINVAINRGFIIGPELTLPAHFAPVYFPIGNFATGFFVVFALIAGTVGAASAIAGFNHIRFWNYDSMQPAASSAVTAWLLTLLAMGLACKEIVLEGRNARLRTMEAFLIILSVTQLVYILVIHGGSSTRQASARS from the exons ATGGCACTGAAGCCCGTGGCgtcccttcttctcttcctcaacTTCTGCATGTACGTCATCGTCACTGCCATCGGAGGATGGGCCATCAACGTCGCCATAAATCGCGGCTTCATCATAG GTCCTGAACTCACCCTCCCAGCTCACTTCGCCCCGGTATACTTTCCCATCGGCAACTTCGCCACTGGCTTCTTCGTCGTGTTCGCTTTGATCGCTGGCACGGTCGGCGCCGCATCCGCCATCGCCGGATTCAACCACATCCGATTCTGGAACTACGACAGCATGCAGCCTGCGGCGTCTTCTGCTGTCACTGCATGGCTTCTCACGCTTCTTGCGATGGG TTTGGCCTGCAAGGAGATCGTTCTGGAGGGAAGAAATGCACGCCTG AGAACCATGGAGGCTTTCCTGATCATTCTATCAGTGACACAGTTGGTGTACATTCTTGTGATTCATGGGGGTTCATCTACACGTCAAGCAAGTGCAAGGAGTTGA
- the LOC103976505 gene encoding uncharacterized protein LOC103976505: MIQLLFALLFAEVAVVGVLLFNTPLRKLALLGLDRLKRGRGPLVVRTIAATGLVVLGSSLYSMSKIWSRSDQIGALTPTDQVLHSRHFLEASLMGYSLFLALIIDRLHHYIREWRGLRKSMEAAMKQNRLLEEAKSGKSDEIKGREEKITSLNDEIQQLKLASEERMKEVKTAEANAIALRKQSEGLLLEYDRLLEDNQNLRSQLQSIDHHLSHSDSKKNA, encoded by the exons ATGATCCAGTTGCTGTTCGCGCTGCTGTTCGCGGAGGTGGCCGTGGTGGGGGTGCTCCTCTTCAACACCCCGCTCCGCAAGCTAGCCCTGCTCGGCCTCGACCGCCTCAAGCGCGGACGTGGCCCCCTCGTGGTGAGGACCATCGCCGCCACAGGTCTCGTGGTTCTCGGATCCAGCCTTTACAGCATGTCCAAGATCTGGAGCCGATCCGACCAGATCGGCGCCCTCACCCCCACCGATCAGGTCCTCCATAGCCGGCACTTTCTCGAGGCTTCCCTCATGG GATATTCGTTGTTTCTTGCTCTAATCATTGACCGTCTTCACCATTACATAAGAGAGTGGCGTGGGTTAAGAAAGAGCATGGAGGCTGCAATGAAGCAGAACAGATTATTAGAAGAAGCGAAAAGTGGGAAATCAGATGAGATAAAAGGACGTGAAGAAAAGATCACGAGTCTCAATGATGAGATACAGCAATTAAAATTGGCTTCAGAAGAAAGAATGAAAGAGGTAAAGACGGCAGAGGCTAATGCCATAGCTCTGAGAAAACAATCTGAAGGGTTACTTCTTGAATATGACCGCCTCTTAGAGGACAACCAAAACCTGCGGAGCCAATTGCAATCAATTGATCACCATTTGTCACATTCTGATAGCAAGAAAAATGCATGA
- the LOC135631063 gene encoding ABC transporter B family member 9-like: protein MGDESTNIGEAEADESGGERGRNKQPVERVAFYKLLSFADAWDTVLMTTGTIGAIGSGLAMPIMTFIFAEVINIFGVADRESIVREVSKVVLKFVYLAAGSGVASFLQVACWMITGERQATRIRGLYLKAILRQEIGFFDNETSAGEVIGRMSGDTILIQDAIGEKVGKCLQLAATFFGSFVVAFTKGWLLSLVLIASLPLTVIAGAAMSLIIFRSSTRGQKAYAEAGIVVEHTVGSIRTVAAFNGEKQAIDDYKQLIKKAYGAVVQEGIAAGVGIGCVLMFIFCNYGLAVWYGAKLIIEKGYIGADVFNCMVTVTTGAMSLGQASPCLTAFSAGQAAAYKMFETINRKPEIDVYDTSGIVLEDIKGDVELKDVRFSYPARPDQLIFNSFSLFVPSGTTMALVGESGSGKSTVISLVERFYDPQAGQVLIDGIDLKELRLKWVRERIGLVSQEPVLFTTTIRENIAYGKEGATAEEIQRAAKLANAAKFIDKMPNGLDTMVGEHGTQLSGGQKQRIAIARVILKNPKILLLDEATSALDAESERIVQEALETVMTNRTTIVVAHRLSTIKNADTISVVSRGELVEQGSHAELIKDPYGSYSQLIRLQEFHEQEEESMIPESDAMDLSYIRRSGSSNLSSRISVGRRSSSLGRSRRNSTQDSRPEGDRLDEEGADEDEMDKKASVRRLAYLNKPETPVLVLGSIVAAINGVIFPVFGIVISSVLKTFYEPPDELRKDSKFWAVMFVLLGVVTFLVLPAQHYLFGVAGGKLIERVRFLSFERLVHQEIGWFDKPSNTSGQIGARLSADASTVRKLVGDSLSLVVQNIATCIAGLAIALLANWKLGLIVLVLLPLLSLQEYAQIKFLRGFSEDAKKMYEEASQVASDAVASIRTVASFCGEQNVMDAYLRKCEAPMRNGERQGIISGLGYSFSFIALYCTYALCFYIGARFVHDAQANFAQVFRVFFALTLAALGVSQSSTAASDINNARDSARSIFAILDRQSKIDSSTDEGEVLQNVRGDIKFHHVSFRYPSRPHVQIFRDLCLSMPAGKTVALVGESGSGKSTVIALLERFYDPEAGTISLDRMDIAKLKVSWVRQQMGLVSQEPVLFNSTIRTNIEYGKQGPASEEELVAAAEAAGAHRFISGLPQGYDTSVGERGVQLSGGQKQRIAIARAVLRDPRVLLLDEATSALDAESERVVQEALDRVMVGRTAVIVAHRLSTIRGAETIAVVKNGVVAERGRHDTLMGIQNGIYASLVALQTSST from the exons ATGGGGGACGAGAGCACGAACATAGGAGAGGCGGAGGCCGATGAGAGCGGCGGCGAGAGGGGGAGGAATAAGCAGCCGGTCGAGAGGGTCGCGTTCTACAAGCTGCTGTCCTTCGCGGATGCGTGGGACACCGTCCTCATGACGACAGGGACGATCGGCGCGATCGGCAGCGGATTGGCGATGCCGATCATGACCTTCATCTTCGCCGAGGTCATCAACATCTTCGGGGTCGCCGACCGCGAATCCATCGTCCGTGAGGTCTCCAAG GTGGTTCTAAAGTTCGTTTATTTGGCAGCTGGATCAGGAGTTGCTTCCTTCTTAC AGGTGGCTTGCTGGATGATAACCGGAGAAAGGCAGGCAACACGAATCCGTGGTTTGTACTTGAAAGCAATACTAAGACAGGAAATTGGATTCTTTGATAATGAAACATCTGCTGGTGAAGTGATTGGTAGAATGTCCGGAGATACAATACTTATTCAAGATGCTATAGGTGAGAAG GTCGGAAAATGTCTGCAATTAGCTGCAACCTTCTTCGGCAGTTTTGTCGTTGCATTTACCAAAGGTTGGCTTCTGTCACTTGTCCTGATAGCGAGTTTACCTCTCACCGTCATTGCCGGTGCCGCCATGTCATTGATAATATTCAGATCATCAACCCGCGGCCAAAAGGCATATGCTGAAGCCGGCATTGTTGTCGAACACACAGTCGGATCCATCAGAACA GTTGCAGCTTTCAATGGTGAGAAGCAAGCAATCGACGATTACAAGCAGCTCATCAAGAAAGCATATGGAGCTGTTGTCCAAGAAGGGATCGCTGCTGGGGTGGGCATCGGTTGCGTTCTAATGTTCATTTTCTGCAACTACGGTCTGGCTGTATGGTACGGTGCCAAGCTCATCATCGAGAAAGGATACATAGGAGCAGATGTTTTCAATTGCATGGTAACTGTCACGACTGGTGCAAT GTCTTTAGGTCAGGCATCGCCATGTCTGACCGCGTTCTCGGCAGGCCAAGCTGCAGCGTACAAAATGTTCGAGACGATCAATCGAAAGCCCGAGATCGACGTCTACGACACGAGTGGGATCGTGCTGGAAGATATCAAGGGCGACGTTGAGTTAAAAGATGTACGATTCAGCTACCCAGCGAGGCCTGACCAGTTGATATTTAATAGCTTCTCCTTGTTCGTACCAAGTGGCACCACCATGGCTTTAGTTGGAGAGAGCGGCAGCGGGAAGTCAACTGTGATCAGCCTGGTGGAGAGGTTCTACGATCCCCAGGCCGGTCAAGTACTGATCGATGGCATTGATCTGAAGGAGCTGAGGCTGAAATGGGTGAGGGAACGGATTGGACTCGTCAGCCAAGAGCCTGTCTTGTTCACCACGACTATTAGAGAGAACATCGCCTACGGAAAGGAAGGTGCAACAGCTGAAGAGATCCAGAGAGCAGCTAAGCTCGCTAATGCTGCAAAGTTCATCGACAAGATGCCAAAC GGGCTTGACACCATGGTCGGCGAGCATGGCACGCAACTCTCGGGTGGGCAGAAGCAGAGGATAGCGATCGCGAGAGTCATTCTGAAGAACCCTAAGATCTTACTTCTTGATGAAGCAACAAGCGCATTGGACGCTGAGTCGGAGCGGATAGTGCAGGAGGCTTTGGAGACGGTCATGACGAATAGAACCACTATCGTCGTCGCCCATCGCCTGAGCACCATCAAGAATGCCGATACGATCTCGGTCGTGTCTCGTGGAGAACTCGTAGAACAAG GTTCACATGCTGAGTTGATCAAGGATCCTTATGGCTCCTACTCCCAGTTAATACGGCTGCAAGAGTTCCATGAGCAAGAGGAAGAATCAATGATTCCAGAGTCTGATGCCATGGATTTGAGTTATATAAGACGGTCCGGGAGCAGTAATTTGTCCTCCAGGATATCCGTCGGCAGACGTTCATCATCACTCGGACGTAGCCGCAGAAACTCCACGCAGGATTCCCGCCCAGAAGGAGACAGACTCGACGAAGAGGgtgccgacgaggacgagatggacaaaaAAGCTTCTGTTAGAAGACTGGCTTATCTGAACAAGCCTGAGACGCCTGTGCTTGTGTTGGGATCCATAGTAGCTGCCATAAATGGCGTCATTTTCCCAGTGTTCGGGATTGTTATTTCAAGCGTGCTCAAGACTTTCTACGAACCCCCAGATGAACTCCGCAAGGACTCCAAGTTTTGGGCAGTGATGTTTGTTCTTCTCGGAGTGGTCACTTTCCTTGTGTTGCCGGCGCAGCACTACCTCTTTGGAGTGGCTGGTGGGAAGCTGATCGAACGAGTACGTTTCTTGTCGTTCGAAAGGCTGGTGCACCAAGAGATCGGCTGGTTTGACAAGCCTTCCAATACCAG CGGGCAAATCGGCGCGAGGTTGTCAGCAGATGCTTCGACCGTGCGAAAGCTTGTCGGAGATTCCTTGTCCCTTGTAGTCCAGAACATCGCAACATGTATCGCAGGGCTTGCGATAGCACTGTTAGCAAACTGGAAGTTGGGGCTCATAGTCCTCGTCCTGCTACCTTTGTTAAGTTTGCAGGAATATGCTCAGATAAAGTTTCTTCGTGGATTCAGTGAAGATGCAAAG AAAATGTACGAAGAAGCAAGTCAAGTGGCAAGCGATGCGGTCGCCAGCATCCGTACCGTGGCTTCGTTCTGTGGAGAGCAGAATGTCATGGATGCTTACCTTAGGAAATGCGAAGCTCCCATGAGAAATGGAGAGAGGCAAGGGATCATAAGCGGCTTGGGCTACAGTTTCTCGTTCATTGCTCTGTACTGCACGTATGCTCTCTGCTTCTACATAGGAGCTCGGTTTGTGCACGACGCCCAAGCAAACTTCGCCCAGGTGTTCAGG GTGTTCTTTGCGCTAACCTTGGCAGCCCTTGGAGTTTCGCAATCAAGCACAGCTGCTAGCGATATCAACAACGCCCGGGATAGTGCTCGTTCTATCTTTGCCATTTTGGACCGGCAGTCGAAGATCGATTCGAGCACCGACGAGGGCGAGGTGTTGCAGAACGTGAGAGGAGACATCAAGTTCCACCATGTCAGCTTCAGATATCCATCCCGTCCTCACGTGCAAATCTTTAGAGACTTGTGCTTGAGTATGCCCGCCGGAAAG ACTGTGGCGCTCGTCGGAGAGAGCGGCAGCGGGAAATCCACGGTCATTGCGCTCCTGGAGAGGTTCTACGATCCTGAAGCGGGCACAATCTCTTTGGATAGGATGGACATTGCGAAGCTGAAGGTGAGCTGGGTGAGGCAACAGATGGGCTTGGTGAGCCAGGAGCCGGTGCTGTTCAACAGCACTATACGAACCAACATAGAGTACGGAAAGCAAGGACCAGCGTCGGAAGAGGAGCTAGTGGCGGCAGCGGAGGCCGCCGGCGCGCACAGGTTCATCTCGGGCTTACCGCAGGGGTACGATACGAGCGTGGGCGAGCGAGGGGTGCAGCTGTCGGGCGGGCAGAAGCAGCGGATCGCCATCGCCAGGGCGGTCCTTAGGGACCCGAGGGTGCTGCTGCTGGATGAGGCGACGAGCGCGCTGGACGCCGAGTCGGAGCGCGTGGTGCAGGAGGCGTTGGACCGCGTCATGGTCGGGAGGACCGCCGTGATAGTCGCTCATCGGTTGTCGACCATCAGAGGAGCTGAGACGATCGCCGTGGTGAAGAACGGCGTCGTGGCCGAGAGAGGGCGACACGATACGTTGATGGGGATCCAGAACGGCATCTACGCTTCTCTTGTTGCACTGCAAACTAGTTCCACGTGA